Proteins co-encoded in one Takifugu flavidus isolate HTHZ2018 unplaced genomic scaffold, ASM371156v2 ctg357, whole genome shotgun sequence genomic window:
- the LOC130520365 gene encoding uncharacterized protein LOC130520365 isoform X5 — protein MDHTTVTWKKFYVHLAGCTGGAHLPIVDLLKQLNQSEVFSPEESDYIVVFCPVRSHIRTDISVALETVPALKPTILVVLHHTLTLILLKLTARGRCATASQTSCSPWTVFSTRANSSAANTIKRLTWRSSSSSPHLTRVTLISHELLTQINSVTLDPAPLPSCFFCRLRLLIHVCSSPQKVPAPELCVSFTPVLHQLVIRSPPFRGALPCVWLGTLFTGVTIDGTCTV, from the exons ATGGACCACACCACTG tGACTTGGAAAAAGTTTTATGTCCACCTGGCGGGCTGCACTGGTGGGGCTCATCTTCCCATTGTGGACCTCCTGAAACAGCTGAACCAGAGTGAGGTTTTCTCTCCAGAAGAAAGTGATTACATCgtggttttctgtcctgtgaggTCACACATTAGGACTGACATCTCTGTAGCCTTGGAGACTGTTCCAG CCTTGAAACCGACAATCCTGGTGGTGCTGCATCACACCTTGACCCTAAttctgttgaagctgacagcaagaggcaggtgtgcaaccgcctcccagacctcctgctcaccgtggactgtcttttcaacgagggcaaactcctcagcagcaaacacaataaagcggcttacatggagatcatcaagctcatcgccacatcttaccagggttacgctaataag ccatgaactcctgactcagataaattcagtcactctggat cctgctcctcttccatcctgtttcttctgCCGCCTGCGCCTCTTG ATTCATGTCTGCAGTTCgccacagaaggttcctgctccagaactgtgcgtcagtttcactcctgttcttcatcagctggtgatcag gtcaCCACCGTTCCGAGGAGCACTTCCTTGCGTTTGGCTTGGCACTTTGTTCACTGGCGTCACCATTGATGGCACGtgcactgtgtaa
- the LOC130520367 gene encoding fatty acid-binding protein, brain-like, producing the protein MVDAFCATWKLVESENFDDYMKALGVGFATRQVGNVTKPTVIISLEGDKVVVRTQSTFKNTEISFKLGEEFDETTADDRNCKSTVSLEGDKLVHLQKWDGKETTFVREIKDDKMVMVRFCLK; encoded by the exons ATGGTCGACGCCTTCTGTGCAACCTGGAAACTGGTGGAGAGCGAGAACTTTGATGATTACATGAAAGCCCTCG GCGTGGGCTTCGCCACCCGACAGGTCGGGAACGTGACCAAACCgaccgtcatcatcagcctggagggcgataaggtggtggttcgcacccagagcaccttcaaaaacacagagatctccttcaagctgggggaggagtttgatgaaaccaccgccgacgacaggaactgtaaa tctacagtgtctctggagggagacaagttgGTCCACCTCCAAAAGTGGGACGGCAAAGAGACCACGTTCGTCAGAGAGATCAAGGACGACAAGATGGTCATGGTACGTTTCTGTCTAAAGTGA
- the LOC130520365 gene encoding uncharacterized protein LOC130520365 isoform X4, whose product MFNFYEFTCNLGPKINESKGQSHPGRSSVFSVTWKKFYVHLAGCTGGAHLPIVDLLKQLNQSEVFSPEESDYIVVFCPVRSHIRTDISVALETVPALKPTILVVLHHTLTLILLKLTARGRCATASQTSCSPWTVFSTRANSSAANTIKRLTWRSSSSSPHLTRVTLISHELLTQINSVTLDPAPLPSCFFCRLRLLIHVCSSPQKVPAPELCVSFTPVLHQLVIRNHLI is encoded by the exons atgtttaatttctACGAATTTACCTGTAATCTTGGGCCAAAAATCAAC GAAAGTAAAGGCCAGTCACATCCAGGAAGgagctctgttttctctg tGACTTGGAAAAAGTTTTATGTCCACCTGGCGGGCTGCACTGGTGGGGCTCATCTTCCCATTGTGGACCTCCTGAAACAGCTGAACCAGAGTGAGGTTTTCTCTCCAGAAGAAAGTGATTACATCgtggttttctgtcctgtgaggTCACACATTAGGACTGACATCTCTGTAGCCTTGGAGACTGTTCCAG CCTTGAAACCGACAATCCTGGTGGTGCTGCATCACACCTTGACCCTAAttctgttgaagctgacagcaagaggcaggtgtgcaaccgcctcccagacctcctgctcaccgtggactgtcttttcaacgagggcaaactcctcagcagcaaacacaataaagcggcttacatggagatcatcaagctcatcgccacatcttaccagggttacgctaataag ccatgaactcctgactcagataaattcagtcactctggat cctgctcctcttccatcctgtttcttctgCCGCCTGCGCCTCTTG ATTCATGTCTGCAGTTCgccacagaaggttcctgctccagaactgtgcgtcagtttcactcctgttcttcatcagctggtgatcag gaaccatctcatctga
- the LOC130520365 gene encoding uncharacterized protein LOC130520365 isoform X6, translating to MFNFYEFTCNLGPKINESKGQSHPGRSSVFSVTWKKFYVHLAGCTGGAHLPIVDLLKQLNQSEVFSPEESDYIVVFCPVRSHIRTDISVALETVPALKPTILVVLHHTLTLILLKLTARGRCATASQTSCSPWTVFSTRANSSAANTIKRLTWRSSSSSPHLTRVTLISSPQKVPAPELCVSFTPVLHQLVIRSPPFRGALPCVWLGTLFTGVTIDGTCTV from the exons atgtttaatttctACGAATTTACCTGTAATCTTGGGCCAAAAATCAAC GAAAGTAAAGGCCAGTCACATCCAGGAAGgagctctgttttctctg tGACTTGGAAAAAGTTTTATGTCCACCTGGCGGGCTGCACTGGTGGGGCTCATCTTCCCATTGTGGACCTCCTGAAACAGCTGAACCAGAGTGAGGTTTTCTCTCCAGAAGAAAGTGATTACATCgtggttttctgtcctgtgaggTCACACATTAGGACTGACATCTCTGTAGCCTTGGAGACTGTTCCAG CCTTGAAACCGACAATCCTGGTGGTGCTGCATCACACCTTGACCCTAAttctgttgaagctgacagcaagaggcaggtgtgcaaccgcctcccagacctcctgctcaccgtggactgtcttttcaacgagggcaaactcctcagcagcaaacacaataaagcggcttacatggagatcatcaagctcatcgccacatcttaccagggttacgctaataag TTCgccacagaaggttcctgctccagaactgtgcgtcagtttcactcctgttcttcatcagctggtgatcag gtcaCCACCGTTCCGAGGAGCACTTCCTTGCGTTTGGCTTGGCACTTTGTTCACTGGCGTCACCATTGATGGCACGtgcactgtgtaa
- the LOC130520365 gene encoding uncharacterized protein LOC130520365 isoform X7, with amino-acid sequence MFNFYEFTCNLGPKINESKGQSHPGRSSVFSVTWKKFYVHLAGCTGGAHLPIVDLLKQLNQSEVFSPEESDYIVVFCPVRSHIRTDISVALETVPALKPTILVVLHHTLTLILLKLTARGRCATASQTSCSPWTVFSTRANSSAANTIKRLTWRSSSSSPHLTRVTLISSPQKVPAPELCVSFTPVLHQLVIRNHLI; translated from the exons atgtttaatttctACGAATTTACCTGTAATCTTGGGCCAAAAATCAAC GAAAGTAAAGGCCAGTCACATCCAGGAAGgagctctgttttctctg tGACTTGGAAAAAGTTTTATGTCCACCTGGCGGGCTGCACTGGTGGGGCTCATCTTCCCATTGTGGACCTCCTGAAACAGCTGAACCAGAGTGAGGTTTTCTCTCCAGAAGAAAGTGATTACATCgtggttttctgtcctgtgaggTCACACATTAGGACTGACATCTCTGTAGCCTTGGAGACTGTTCCAG CCTTGAAACCGACAATCCTGGTGGTGCTGCATCACACCTTGACCCTAAttctgttgaagctgacagcaagaggcaggtgtgcaaccgcctcccagacctcctgctcaccgtggactgtcttttcaacgagggcaaactcctcagcagcaaacacaataaagcggcttacatggagatcatcaagctcatcgccacatcttaccagggttacgctaataag TTCgccacagaaggttcctgctccagaactgtgcgtcagtttcactcctgttcttcatcagctggtgatcag gaaccatctcatctga
- the LOC130520365 gene encoding uncharacterized protein LOC130520365 isoform X1 produces the protein MFNFYEFTCNLGPKINESKGQSHPGRSSVFSVTWKKFYVHLAGCTGGAHLPIVDLLKQLNQSEVFSPEESDYIVVFCPVRSHIRTDISVALETVPALKPTILVVLHHTLTLILLKLTARGRCATASQTSCSPWTVFSTRANSSAANTIKRLTWRSSSSSPHLTRVTLISHELLTQINSVTLDPAPLPSCFFCRLRLLIHVCSSPQKVPAPELCVSFTPVLHQLVIRSPPFRGALPCVWLGTLFTGVTIDGTCTV, from the exons atgtttaatttctACGAATTTACCTGTAATCTTGGGCCAAAAATCAAC GAAAGTAAAGGCCAGTCACATCCAGGAAGgagctctgttttctctg tGACTTGGAAAAAGTTTTATGTCCACCTGGCGGGCTGCACTGGTGGGGCTCATCTTCCCATTGTGGACCTCCTGAAACAGCTGAACCAGAGTGAGGTTTTCTCTCCAGAAGAAAGTGATTACATCgtggttttctgtcctgtgaggTCACACATTAGGACTGACATCTCTGTAGCCTTGGAGACTGTTCCAG CCTTGAAACCGACAATCCTGGTGGTGCTGCATCACACCTTGACCCTAAttctgttgaagctgacagcaagaggcaggtgtgcaaccgcctcccagacctcctgctcaccgtggactgtcttttcaacgagggcaaactcctcagcagcaaacacaataaagcggcttacatggagatcatcaagctcatcgccacatcttaccagggttacgctaataag ccatgaactcctgactcagataaattcagtcactctggat cctgctcctcttccatcctgtttcttctgCCGCCTGCGCCTCTTG ATTCATGTCTGCAGTTCgccacagaaggttcctgctccagaactgtgcgtcagtttcactcctgttcttcatcagctggtgatcag gtcaCCACCGTTCCGAGGAGCACTTCCTTGCGTTTGGCTTGGCACTTTGTTCACTGGCGTCACCATTGATGGCACGtgcactgtgtaa
- the LOC130520365 gene encoding uncharacterized protein LOC130520365 isoform X8 — protein MFNFYEFTCNLGPKINESKGQSHPGRSSVFSVTWKKFYVHLAGCTGGAHLPIVDLLKQLNQSEVFSPEESDYIVVFCPVRSHIRTDISVALETVPALKPTILVVLHHTLTLILLKLTARGRCATASQTSCSPWTVFSTRANSSAANTIKRLTWRSSSSSPHLTRVTLIRFMSAVRHRRFLLQNCASVSLLFFISW, from the exons atgtttaatttctACGAATTTACCTGTAATCTTGGGCCAAAAATCAAC GAAAGTAAAGGCCAGTCACATCCAGGAAGgagctctgttttctctg tGACTTGGAAAAAGTTTTATGTCCACCTGGCGGGCTGCACTGGTGGGGCTCATCTTCCCATTGTGGACCTCCTGAAACAGCTGAACCAGAGTGAGGTTTTCTCTCCAGAAGAAAGTGATTACATCgtggttttctgtcctgtgaggTCACACATTAGGACTGACATCTCTGTAGCCTTGGAGACTGTTCCAG CCTTGAAACCGACAATCCTGGTGGTGCTGCATCACACCTTGACCCTAAttctgttgaagctgacagcaagaggcaggtgtgcaaccgcctcccagacctcctgctcaccgtggactgtcttttcaacgagggcaaactcctcagcagcaaacacaataaagcggcttacatggagatcatcaagctcatcgccacatcttaccagggttacgctaataag ATTCATGTCTGCAGTTCgccacagaaggttcctgctccagaactgtgcgtcagtttcactcctgttcttcatcagctggtga
- the LOC130520365 gene encoding uncharacterized protein LOC130520365 isoform X2, with the protein MFNFYEFTCNLGPKINESKGQSHPGRSSVFSVTWKKFYVHLAGCTGGAHLPIVDLLKQLNQSEVFSPEESDYIVVFCPVRSHIRTDISVALETVPALKPTILVVLHHTLTLILLKLTARGRCATASQTSCSPWTVFSTRANSSAANTIKRLTWRSSSSSPHLTRVTLISHELLTQINSVTLDPAPLPSCFFCRLRLLIHVCSSPQKVPAPELCVSFTPVLHQLVIRGRGGLICCAGCLHTCS; encoded by the exons atgtttaatttctACGAATTTACCTGTAATCTTGGGCCAAAAATCAAC GAAAGTAAAGGCCAGTCACATCCAGGAAGgagctctgttttctctg tGACTTGGAAAAAGTTTTATGTCCACCTGGCGGGCTGCACTGGTGGGGCTCATCTTCCCATTGTGGACCTCCTGAAACAGCTGAACCAGAGTGAGGTTTTCTCTCCAGAAGAAAGTGATTACATCgtggttttctgtcctgtgaggTCACACATTAGGACTGACATCTCTGTAGCCTTGGAGACTGTTCCAG CCTTGAAACCGACAATCCTGGTGGTGCTGCATCACACCTTGACCCTAAttctgttgaagctgacagcaagaggcaggtgtgcaaccgcctcccagacctcctgctcaccgtggactgtcttttcaacgagggcaaactcctcagcagcaaacacaataaagcggcttacatggagatcatcaagctcatcgccacatcttaccagggttacgctaataag ccatgaactcctgactcagataaattcagtcactctggat cctgctcctcttccatcctgtttcttctgCCGCCTGCGCCTCTTG ATTCATGTCTGCAGTTCgccacagaaggttcctgctccagaactgtgcgtcagtttcactcctgttcttcatcagctggtgatcag gggtcgtgggggactcatctgttgtgctggctgcctccacacctgcagctaa
- the LOC130520365 gene encoding uncharacterized protein LOC130520365 isoform X3 — protein MDHTTAKRPSLFLVTWKKFYVHLAGCTGGAHLPIVDLLKQLNQSEVFSPEESDYIVVFCPVRSHIRTDISVALETVPALKPTILVVLHHTLTLILLKLTARGRCATASQTSCSPWTVFSTRANSSAANTIKRLTWRSSSSSPHLTRVTLISHELLTQINSVTLDPAPLPSCFFCRLRLLIHVCSSPQKVPAPELCVSFTPVLHQLVIRSPPFRGALPCVWLGTLFTGVTIDGTCTV, from the exons ATGGACCACACCACTG CCAAACGgccttctctgtttttagtGACTTGGAAAAAGTTTTATGTCCACCTGGCGGGCTGCACTGGTGGGGCTCATCTTCCCATTGTGGACCTCCTGAAACAGCTGAACCAGAGTGAGGTTTTCTCTCCAGAAGAAAGTGATTACATCgtggttttctgtcctgtgaggTCACACATTAGGACTGACATCTCTGTAGCCTTGGAGACTGTTCCAG CCTTGAAACCGACAATCCTGGTGGTGCTGCATCACACCTTGACCCTAAttctgttgaagctgacagcaagaggcaggtgtgcaaccgcctcccagacctcctgctcaccgtggactgtcttttcaacgagggcaaactcctcagcagcaaacacaataaagcggcttacatggagatcatcaagctcatcgccacatcttaccagggttacgctaataag ccatgaactcctgactcagataaattcagtcactctggat cctgctcctcttccatcctgtttcttctgCCGCCTGCGCCTCTTG ATTCATGTCTGCAGTTCgccacagaaggttcctgctccagaactgtgcgtcagtttcactcctgttcttcatcagctggtgatcag gtcaCCACCGTTCCGAGGAGCACTTCCTTGCGTTTGGCTTGGCACTTTGTTCACTGGCGTCACCATTGATGGCACGtgcactgtgtaa